A stretch of Oceanispirochaeta sp. DNA encodes these proteins:
- a CDS encoding PTS sugar transporter subunit IIA: protein MNDEILTLAEVAEYLKLSDKTILKMVKNQEIPCAKIANQWRFSKLALNDWLTSKMAVIPQNDLSRLIEKEYDSVPLSRLLDEDNIILPLISTTQEDVIREMAENAFASKLISDKEYFIKKLMEREELISTSIGSGIAIPHIREASAKVVKEAKIIIGVSEKGIDFSSFDGELTHLFFLLISDSEVVHLRILSKISQIFRKEGAIEILRSIQSKKGFIQYFIEVDRDFLIQEK, encoded by the coding sequence AGAAGTAGCAGAATACTTGAAGTTATCTGATAAAACCATATTGAAAATGGTGAAAAACCAGGAAATACCCTGTGCCAAGATAGCCAATCAGTGGCGCTTTTCCAAACTGGCCCTCAATGACTGGCTGACTTCAAAGATGGCTGTAATCCCCCAGAATGATCTGTCCCGATTAATTGAAAAAGAGTATGATTCGGTTCCTCTGTCCCGCCTTTTGGATGAAGACAACATCATTCTTCCACTTATATCTACAACCCAGGAAGATGTTATCAGAGAAATGGCCGAGAATGCCTTTGCCTCAAAACTGATCTCGGACAAAGAGTATTTCATCAAAAAATTGATGGAACGGGAAGAATTGATCTCCACATCCATCGGCAGCGGCATTGCCATTCCTCACATCAGAGAAGCCTCTGCCAAAGTGGTTAAAGAAGCCAAGATTATTATTGGTGTTTCAGAAAAAGGAATTGATTTCTCGTCTTTTGATGGAGAGTTGACCCACCTTTTCTTCCTGCTCATATCAGACAGTGAAGTGGTTCACCTCCGAATTTTATCTAAAATCAGCCAGATCTTCAGAAAAGAGGGAGCGATTGAGATCCTCAGGTCCATACAGAGCAAAAAAGGTTTTATCCAGTATTTTATAGAAGTAGATAGAGATTTTTTAATCCAGGAGAAATAA
- a CDS encoding PTS sugar transporter subunit IIA, whose protein sequence is MIDSLRPECIRIGSEAKNKEALLKEISELAQLSPSVQKIDASEIEQSLIKREELCSTGLGSGIAIPHCSLDSISEFTVGLVVLKKGIDFDSLDGEPVHLVFFIIGSAANRNKHIKILSSISKISKDQALYNNLINAVTPGEVRAMLTLEEEENMTNKPVEKCQFILHVQDEEIFSDVLEILSSEVEGDVSVLESTNAGSYLYKLPLFSTFWNDNSKSFSKVIIAVIDKRLMNDTIRRINLVRPVEQGGILISVADLLYFDGSIDF, encoded by the coding sequence ATGATTGATTCATTAAGGCCGGAGTGCATCCGGATTGGAAGCGAGGCAAAAAATAAAGAAGCCTTACTGAAAGAAATCAGTGAACTGGCTCAACTCTCACCATCGGTTCAGAAAATTGATGCATCCGAGATAGAACAGTCCCTGATCAAAAGGGAAGAGCTCTGTTCAACAGGGCTGGGATCTGGAATTGCCATTCCTCACTGTTCCCTTGATTCCATCAGCGAGTTTACTGTTGGTCTTGTAGTTCTGAAAAAAGGCATAGATTTTGATTCCCTCGATGGGGAACCGGTTCATCTGGTATTTTTCATCATCGGATCAGCAGCCAACAGAAACAAACACATCAAAATTCTATCTTCCATATCCAAAATATCCAAAGATCAGGCACTTTATAATAATCTGATCAATGCAGTGACACCCGGAGAAGTCCGAGCCATGCTGACCCTGGAAGAAGAAGAAAACATGACAAACAAACCGGTTGAAAAATGTCAGTTCATCCTACATGTACAGGATGAAGAGATTTTCAGCGATGTACTCGAGATTCTGTCTTCCGAAGTAGAAGGAGATGTATCTGTACTCGAATCCACCAACGCCGGTTCCTATCTTTATAAACTCCCCCTTTTCTCGACCTTCTGGAACGACAATTCCAAAAGTTTCAGCAAGGTGATCATAGCAGTCATCGATAAACGACTTATGAATGACACAATCCGCCGGATCAATCTGGTACGTCCTGTCGAGCAGGGTGGAATTCTTATTTCTGTAGCAGACCTTCTCTATTTTGACGGATCCATTGATTTTTAG
- a CDS encoding cation:proton antiporter, translated as MNEVIHNSPALQPLLIVGLMVAIGFYAGKSMKYIKLPSIIGFMIIGVALGPSLFNLLDVDFQRNLSFISDVALSFVAVSIGLELSFSSLKKQGKGIILVIFTESFLAFFFVSILLYFLTKDIALSIVFGAIAPASAPAGTVAIIQEYKAKGPLTKALYSVVGFDDGLGIVIFGFAAAIAKSILGREAGLETGNWMTLLATPLQEILFSVLVGLALSFLYTILARKLKSGRDMFILMFATILISSGISHMLHLSLILTNMIIGIYIVNTQPFNLVEKIHNELSEFMPLLFVMFFVLAGANLHVSAIPSLGLIGLVYIIGRTSGLMTGATLGASLGKLSPNIKKYLGMGILSQAGVAIGLALIVKNEFAAYGEHGAYIGGVVITTVTATSLFFEIIGPILTKIGLEKAGEIKTT; from the coding sequence TTGAACGAAGTAATACACAACTCTCCCGCCCTGCAGCCTCTCCTGATCGTCGGTCTCATGGTGGCCATCGGATTTTATGCCGGAAAAAGCATGAAATATATAAAATTGCCTTCCATCATCGGTTTTATGATCATTGGTGTGGCCCTGGGTCCCTCACTGTTTAATCTTCTGGATGTGGATTTTCAAAGAAATCTAAGCTTCATATCTGATGTTGCCCTCAGTTTTGTAGCCGTCAGCATCGGTCTGGAACTAAGTTTCAGCAGTCTGAAAAAACAGGGGAAAGGGATCATTCTGGTGATCTTTACAGAATCTTTCCTGGCTTTCTTCTTTGTGAGTATCCTTTTATATTTTCTGACAAAAGACATAGCCCTTTCCATCGTATTTGGAGCCATTGCTCCTGCCAGTGCTCCTGCGGGGACAGTGGCCATTATTCAGGAATATAAAGCCAAAGGTCCACTGACCAAGGCGCTATACTCGGTTGTTGGCTTTGATGACGGCCTGGGCATTGTCATATTCGGATTTGCCGCTGCTATTGCAAAATCTATTCTGGGCCGGGAAGCCGGCCTGGAAACGGGCAACTGGATGACTCTGCTGGCCACCCCCCTCCAAGAGATTCTCTTTTCAGTTCTGGTCGGACTGGCACTCTCATTTCTGTACACAATCCTGGCCAGAAAACTGAAGTCCGGACGGGATATGTTCATCCTGATGTTTGCCACGATTCTGATATCCTCGGGAATCAGTCATATGCTCCATCTGTCGTTGATTCTGACCAATATGATCATCGGAATCTACATTGTGAACACCCAGCCCTTTAATCTGGTGGAAAAAATCCATAATGAACTTTCCGAGTTCATGCCTCTACTGTTTGTGATGTTCTTTGTCCTGGCTGGTGCGAACCTGCATGTTTCAGCCATTCCCAGTCTGGGATTAATTGGTCTCGTATACATTATCGGACGGACTTCTGGCTTGATGACCGGAGCCACCCTGGGGGCTTCTCTGGGTAAATTGTCTCCCAATATCAAAAAATACCTGGGTATGGGTATCCTGTCACAGGCGGGTGTCGCCATTGGTTTGGCTCTTATCGTCAAGAATGAGTTTGCCGCCTATGGAGAACATGGGGCCTACATAGGAGGCGTCGTCATTACGACTGTGACAGCCACCTCTCTCTTTTTTGAAATAATCGGCCCCATTCTGACCAAAATTGGTCTTGAGAAGGCCGGAGAAATAAAAACAACTTGA